In Arthrobacter citreus, a single genomic region encodes these proteins:
- the purQ gene encoding phosphoribosylformylglycinamidine synthase subunit PurQ, giving the protein MKFAVIVFPGSNCDVDMYHAIKDELGEEVEYVWHDLTNLDEFDGILLPGGFSYGDYLRSGAIAGFANVMDAVKKAAAEGKPVFGVCNGFQILTEAGLLPGTLRRNEKLKFMCKQVELVVENNESMFTTGYEKGQVITVPIAHGEGNYYCDQETYESLKANNQIIFRYQNNPNGSLDDIAGIVNEKGNVLGMMPHPERAVDALLGSADGLQLFRSIVRNWRENHVVTS; this is encoded by the coding sequence GTGAAGTTTGCAGTAATTGTGTTCCCGGGCTCAAATTGTGATGTTGATATGTATCATGCAATCAAAGATGAGTTAGGCGAAGAAGTAGAATACGTATGGCATGATTTAACGAATTTAGATGAATTTGATGGTATTTTATTACCAGGTGGTTTCTCATATGGTGATTACTTACGCTCTGGTGCAATTGCAGGATTTGCAAACGTGATGGATGCTGTAAAGAAAGCTGCTGCTGAAGGTAAACCAGTATTTGGCGTATGTAATGGATTCCAAATTCTAACTGAAGCAGGACTACTACCAGGTACTCTTAGACGTAATGAGAAATTAAAGTTTATGTGTAAACAAGTTGAGTTAGTTGTTGAAAACAATGAATCAATGTTTACAACTGGATATGAAAAAGGTCAAGTAATTACAGTGCCAATTGCACATGGTGAAGGAAATTACTATTGTGATCAAGAAACTTATGAATCTCTTAAAGCTAATAATCAGATTATTTTCCGTTATCAAAATAATCCGAACGGTAGCTTAGATGATATTGCTGGAATCGTGAATGAAAAAGGAAATGTATTAGGAATGATGCCACACCCTGAGCGTGCAGTTGATGCATTATTAGGATCAGCAGACGGACTTCAACTATTTCGTTCGATTGTAAGAAACTGGAGGGAAAATCATGTCGTTACTTCTTGA
- a CDS encoding amidophosphoribosyltransferase: MLAEIKGLNEECGIFGIWGHIDAAQISYYGLHSLQHRGQEGAGIVVTDGNKLEGAKGLGLITEVFSKGQLNDLHGKAAIGHVRYATAGGGGYENVQPLLFQSHTGSIALAHNGNLVNASRLRKDLEMQGSIFQTTSDTEVLAHLIKRNGSAPLKDSIKASLNMIKGAFAYLVLTQDAMYVALDPNGFRPLALAKLGDAYVVASETCAFDVVGAKYIRDVNPGELLIISDNGIETDQFTSSVNHSICSMEYIYFSRPDSNIDNINVHAARKSMGRVLAKEAPVEADVVIGVPDSSISAAVGYAEESGIPYELGLIKNRYVARTFIQPSQELREQGVKMKLSPVRSIVEGKRVVMVDDSIVRGTTSRRIVQMLRDAGALEVHVRIGAPPLKNPCYYGIDTSTREELIAATNTIEEICQEIGADTLEFISLEGLLNAIGRNHEGPNRGQCTACFTGRYPTVIYDENELVHSQN, from the coding sequence ATGCTTGCTGAAATAAAAGGATTAAACGAAGAGTGTGGAATATTTGGAATTTGGGGGCATATTGATGCTGCCCAAATCTCCTACTATGGTCTTCATAGCTTGCAACATAGAGGTCAAGAAGGTGCAGGAATTGTTGTAACTGATGGGAATAAGCTTGAAGGTGCAAAAGGACTTGGATTAATCACAGAAGTTTTCAGTAAAGGTCAATTAAACGATTTACACGGAAAAGCTGCTATTGGTCATGTTCGTTATGCAACTGCAGGTGGAGGGGGCTACGAAAATGTTCAGCCTCTATTATTCCAATCGCATACTGGAAGCATAGCTCTTGCTCATAATGGTAACTTAGTAAATGCTTCAAGATTACGTAAAGATTTAGAAATGCAAGGAAGCATTTTCCAAACAACATCTGATACTGAAGTACTTGCTCATTTAATTAAACGTAATGGTTCGGCTCCATTAAAAGACAGCATTAAAGCATCTTTAAATATGATTAAGGGAGCATTTGCTTACTTAGTTTTAACACAGGATGCAATGTATGTTGCACTAGATCCAAACGGCTTTAGACCATTAGCATTAGCTAAACTAGGCGATGCTTACGTTGTAGCTTCTGAGACATGTGCATTTGATGTAGTTGGAGCGAAATATATTCGTGACGTTAATCCAGGAGAGTTATTAATTATCTCTGATAATGGAATTGAGACTGATCAGTTTACTTCATCAGTTAATCATTCGATTTGTAGTATGGAGTATATTTACTTCTCTCGTCCAGATAGCAATATTGATAATATCAATGTTCATGCTGCACGTAAAAGCATGGGCCGCGTTTTAGCAAAAGAAGCTCCAGTAGAAGCAGACGTTGTAATTGGTGTACCTGATTCAAGTATTTCAGCAGCGGTTGGTTACGCTGAAGAGTCTGGCATTCCTTATGAGCTTGGATTAATTAAAAACCGTTATGTAGCTCGTACATTTATCCAACCTTCTCAAGAGCTTCGTGAACAAGGAGTTAAAATGAAACTCTCACCAGTTCGTTCAATTGTTGAAGGAAAACGTGTAGTAATGGTAGATGATTCAATTGTTCGTGGTACGACAAGCCGACGAATTGTACAAATGTTGCGTGATGCAGGAGCACTTGAAGTTCACGTTCGGATCGGTGCACCACCATTGAAAAACCCTTGTTATTACGGAATTGATACTTCTACTAGAGAAGAGTTAATTGCTGCAACTAATACAATAGAAGAAATATGCCAAGAAATTGGTGCAGATACATTAGAATTTATTAGTCTAGAAGGATTACTAAATGCTATTGGTAGAAATCATGAAGGTCCAAATAGAGGACAATGTACTGCTTGCTTTACAGGGCGTTATCCAACAGTAATCTATGATGAAAATGAATTAGTACATTCTCAGAATTAA
- the purL gene encoding phosphoribosylformylglycinamidine synthase subunit PurL, which produces MSLLLEPNPIQIENDRIYTTMGLTDEEFQLVKSIIGRNPNYTELGLFSVMWSEHCSYKNSKPLLRKFPISGEHVLQGPGEGAGIVDIGDEQAVVFKIESHNHPSAIEPYQGAATGVGGIIRDVFSMGARPVALLNSLRFGELETPRVKYLFEEVVAGIAGYGNCIGIPTVGGEINFDPCYEGNPLVNAMCVGLINHKDIKKGQAHGAGNTVMYVGASTGRDGIHGATFASEELSDASDEKRPAVQVGDPFMEKLLLEACLEVVQNDALVGIQDMGAAGLTSSSAEMASKAGMGIEMNLDLVPQREAGMTAYEMMLSESQERMLLVVEKGREQEIVDLFEKYDLHAVSVGVVTDDKMLRLLHKGEVVANLPVDALAEEAPVYHKPSTEPAYYGEFQAMENYIPEINDSKETLKQLLSQPTIASKEWVYGQYDYMVRTNTVVAPGSDAAVIRIRDTKKALAMTTDCNARYLYLDPEVGGKIAVAEAARNVICSGARPLAITDCLNFGNPEKPEIFWQLEKATDGMSEACNVLSTPVIGGNVSLYNETNGEAVYPTPVVGMVGLIEDVEHITTQNFKTAGDLIYVIGAAEAEFGGSELQKLLNGKIFGKAPSIDLAIESSRQEQILAAIQAGVVASAHDLSEGGLAVAIAESTFGQSEVGATITIEGNEVVSLFSETQSRFLLSVKPEHKEQFEALVDAKLIGTVTEETSVTVRNEKNETVLHASVEELKQAWKEAIPCLLK; this is translated from the coding sequence ATGTCGTTACTTCTTGAGCCAAATCCAATTCAAATTGAAAATGATAGAATTTATACTACTATGGGCTTAACTGATGAAGAGTTTCAATTAGTTAAATCAATTATTGGTCGCAATCCGAACTATACAGAGCTTGGATTATTCTCAGTAATGTGGTCAGAGCATTGTAGTTATAAAAACTCAAAACCTTTATTACGTAAATTCCCAATCAGTGGTGAGCACGTTTTACAAGGACCAGGTGAAGGAGCGGGGATTGTTGATATTGGCGATGAGCAAGCTGTAGTTTTTAAAATCGAGAGCCATAATCACCCTTCTGCAATTGAACCATACCAAGGTGCTGCAACTGGTGTAGGTGGAATCATTCGTGATGTATTTTCAATGGGAGCACGCCCTGTAGCTCTTCTAAACTCTTTACGATTCGGTGAATTAGAAACGCCTAGAGTTAAATATTTATTTGAAGAAGTTGTTGCAGGTATTGCTGGATATGGAAACTGTATTGGTATTCCAACAGTAGGTGGCGAAATAAACTTCGATCCATGTTATGAAGGCAATCCTTTAGTAAATGCTATGTGCGTTGGATTAATCAACCATAAAGACATTAAAAAAGGTCAAGCACACGGTGCTGGAAACACAGTTATGTACGTAGGTGCTTCAACTGGTCGCGATGGCATTCATGGTGCAACATTTGCTTCTGAAGAATTATCTGATGCTTCAGATGAGAAACGTCCAGCTGTTCAAGTTGGCGATCCATTTATGGAGAAGTTATTACTTGAAGCATGTTTAGAAGTTGTTCAAAATGACGCTCTTGTTGGAATTCAAGATATGGGTGCAGCTGGATTAACATCTTCATCTGCTGAGATGGCTTCAAAAGCAGGAATGGGAATTGAGATGAATCTTGACTTAGTTCCACAACGTGAAGCTGGTATGACAGCATACGAAATGATGTTATCAGAATCTCAAGAACGTATGTTATTAGTAGTAGAAAAAGGTAGAGAGCAAGAGATCGTAGACTTATTTGAAAAGTATGATTTACATGCTGTATCTGTAGGAGTTGTTACAGATGATAAGATGCTTCGCTTACTTCATAAAGGAGAAGTTGTAGCTAATTTACCTGTAGATGCTCTTGCTGAAGAAGCGCCGGTATATCATAAACCATCTACTGAACCTGCATACTATGGCGAGTTCCAAGCGATGGAAAACTATATTCCTGAAATTAATGACTCAAAAGAAACGTTAAAACAATTACTATCTCAACCTACAATTGCAAGTAAAGAGTGGGTTTACGGTCAGTATGATTATATGGTTCGTACAAACACAGTAGTTGCTCCTGGTTCGGATGCTGCAGTTATTAGAATTCGCGATACAAAGAAAGCTCTAGCGATGACAACTGACTGTAATGCACGCTACTTATATCTAGATCCAGAAGTTGGCGGAAAAATTGCAGTAGCTGAAGCTGCACGTAATGTAATTTGTTCTGGTGCAAGACCACTTGCTATTACAGATTGCTTAAACTTCGGAAATCCTGAAAAACCTGAGATTTTCTGGCAGTTAGAAAAAGCAACTGACGGTATGAGTGAGGCATGTAATGTTCTAAGTACGCCTGTAATCGGTGGGAACGTATCATTATATAACGAAACAAATGGTGAAGCTGTTTACCCAACTCCTGTAGTTGGTATGGTAGGTCTAATTGAAGACGTTGAGCATATCACAACTCAAAACTTCAAAACTGCTGGCGATTTAATTTATGTAATCGGCGCGGCAGAAGCTGAGTTTGGTGGAAGTGAGCTTCAAAAATTATTAAATGGCAAAATCTTTGGTAAAGCACCAAGTATTGATTTAGCGATTGAATCTAGTCGTCAAGAGCAAATTCTTGCTGCAATTCAAGCTGGTGTAGTTGCTTCAGCACATGATTTATCTGAAGGTGGTTTAGCAGTTGCGATTGCAGAAAGCACATTTGGTCAATCAGAAGTTGGTGCAACGATTACAATCGAAGGAAATGAAGTTGTATCACTATTTAGTGAAACTCAATCACGTTTCTTACTTTCAGTTAAACCTGAGCACAAAGAACAATTCGAAGCATTAGTGGATGCTAAGTTAATCGGTACAGTTACAGAAGAAACATCAGTAACAGTTCGTAATGAAAAGAATGAAACAGTTCTTCATGCTTCAGTTGAGGAACTGAAACAAGCTTGGAAAGAGGCGATCCCATGCTTGCTGAAATAA
- the purK gene encoding 5-(carboxyamino)imidazole ribonucleotide synthase encodes MNSKVILPGQTIGIIGGGQLGRMMALSAKEMGYKIAVLDPTPNSPCGQVSDIEITAEYSNIEAIKQLANVSDVITYEFENIDVKALEYLDEHSYLPQGSELLKLTRNRLTEKTAIQNLGIKVAPFRLVENEEQFTEAVNAIGLPAVLKTTTGGYDGKGQVVLRSEEDFVDGLELVKKQQCILEGWIPFEKELSIIVARNSNGEVSTFPIAENVHINQILHTSSVPANTSKLVIKTAENYAEKIASSFHLVGVLAIELFVTKDEQVYINELAPRPHNTGHYTMEAVETSQFKQHIRAVCNLPLGNTVLLKPVVMVNILGEHVEEVLNVMQNDSTLNVHLYGKEESKKGRKMGHINIMAASTEAAMQKVNELGIWQQSPMEVKI; translated from the coding sequence ATGAATAGCAAAGTTATCTTACCAGGGCAAACAATCGGCATTATTGGTGGAGGCCAACTTGGAAGAATGATGGCGCTTTCAGCAAAAGAAATGGGTTATAAAATTGCAGTTTTAGACCCGACTCCAAACTCGCCTTGTGGGCAAGTATCTGATATAGAGATTACAGCTGAGTATTCTAATATAGAAGCAATAAAACAGCTTGCGAATGTAAGTGATGTTATAACATATGAATTTGAAAATATTGATGTAAAAGCACTTGAGTATTTAGATGAACACTCATATTTACCTCAAGGTAGTGAGTTATTAAAGCTTACAAGAAATCGATTAACAGAAAAAACGGCGATTCAAAATTTAGGCATAAAGGTTGCACCATTTCGTCTAGTAGAAAACGAGGAGCAATTTACTGAAGCAGTCAATGCAATCGGATTACCAGCAGTTTTGAAAACAACAACTGGCGGTTATGATGGAAAAGGGCAGGTTGTTTTAAGATCTGAAGAAGACTTTGTTGATGGGTTAGAACTTGTTAAAAAACAACAATGTATTCTTGAAGGTTGGATTCCTTTTGAAAAAGAATTGTCAATTATTGTCGCAAGAAATAGTAATGGAGAGGTAAGTACGTTCCCAATAGCAGAGAATGTACACATTAATCAAATCCTCCATACTTCATCTGTACCAGCAAATACTTCAAAATTAGTAATCAAAACAGCTGAAAACTATGCTGAAAAGATTGCGAGTTCATTTCATCTTGTAGGTGTTTTAGCAATTGAGCTATTTGTAACGAAAGATGAGCAGGTTTACATTAATGAATTAGCTCCACGTCCACATAATACAGGACATTATACGATGGAAGCAGTAGAAACTTCACAGTTTAAGCAGCATATTCGAGCAGTATGTAATTTACCATTGGGCAATACAGTATTACTGAAACCAGTCGTAATGGTAAATATATTAGGTGAACATGTTGAAGAAGTCTTGAATGTAATGCAAAATGATAGTACATTAAATGTCCATCTTTATGGTAAAGAAGAAAGCAAAAAAGGCCGTAAAATGGGACATATTAATATAATGGCAGCATCAACAGAAGCAGCGATGCAAAAAGTAAATGAGTTAGGGATTTGGCAACAAAGCCCGATGGAGGTAAAAATATGA
- the purB gene encoding adenylosuccinate lyase, which yields MIERYSRPEMATIWTEENKFKAWLEVEILACEAWAELGDIPKEDVKVLREKASFDINRIYEIEQETRHDVVAFTRAVSETLGDERKWVHYGLTSTDVVDTALSYLLRQANAILLNDLENFIGILETKAKEHKYTVMMGRTHGVHAEPTTFGLKLALWTEEMKRNLERFKNAIETVRVGKISGAVGTFANTPPFVEEYVCEKLGIQAAPISTQTLQRDRHAHYMATLSLIATSIEKFATEVRGLQKSETREVEEFFAKGQKGSSAMPHKRNPIGSENMTGLARVIRGHMVTAYENVSLWHERDISHSSAERIILPDATILLNYMLNRFGNIVKNLTVFPENMKRNMDRTYGLIYSQRVLLALIEKGMSREEAYDTVQPKTMEAWETQVQFKELVESEGKITSLLSQEEIDDCFDYNYHLSQVDTIFERLGLN from the coding sequence ATGATTGAACGTTATTCACGCCCAGAAATGGCAACAATTTGGACAGAAGAAAACAAATTTAAAGCTTGGTTAGAAGTTGAAATCTTAGCATGTGAAGCATGGGCTGAATTAGGAGATATTCCTAAAGAAGACGTAAAAGTGTTACGTGAAAAAGCTTCTTTCGATATAAACAGAATTTATGAAATTGAACAAGAAACACGCCACGACGTAGTTGCATTTACTCGTGCAGTTTCTGAAACATTAGGCGACGAACGTAAATGGGTACATTATGGTTTAACATCGACTGACGTAGTAGATACAGCACTTTCTTACTTACTACGCCAAGCAAATGCTATCCTATTAAATGATTTAGAGAATTTTATTGGAATCCTTGAAACAAAAGCAAAAGAACATAAATACACAGTTATGATGGGCCGTACTCACGGTGTACATGCAGAACCAACTACTTTTGGATTAAAGCTTGCATTATGGACTGAAGAAATGAAACGCAACTTAGAGCGCTTTAAGAACGCAATCGAAACAGTTCGAGTTGGTAAAATCTCAGGCGCTGTTGGAACATTTGCAAATACTCCTCCTTTTGTTGAAGAATATGTTTGTGAAAAATTAGGAATTCAAGCGGCACCAATTTCAACTCAAACATTACAACGTGATCGTCACGCACATTACATGGCAACATTATCTTTAATTGCAACATCAATTGAAAAGTTTGCAACTGAAGTTCGTGGATTACAAAAAAGTGAAACGCGTGAAGTTGAAGAATTCTTTGCAAAAGGTCAAAAAGGTTCTTCTGCAATGCCACATAAACGTAATCCAATTGGATCTGAAAATATGACAGGTTTAGCTCGTGTAATTAGAGGTCATATGGTTACAGCTTATGAAAATGTATCACTTTGGCATGAAAGAGATATCTCACATTCATCTGCAGAAAGAATCATTTTACCAGATGCAACAATACTTTTAAATTACATGTTAAATCGTTTTGGAAATATCGTTAAAAACCTTACAGTATTCCCTGAGAATATGAAACGTAATATGGATCGTACTTACGGATTAATTTATTCTCAACGTGTACTACTAGCTTTAATTGAAAAAGGTATGTCACGTGAAGAGGCATATGATACAGTTCAACCAAAAACGATGGAAGCATGGGAAACTCAAGTACAGTTTAAAGAGCTTGTAGAATCTGAAGGGAAAATTACTTCATTATTATCTCAAGAAGAGATTGATGATTGCTTCGACTATAATTACCACTTAAGTCAAGTTGATACAATTTTTGAACGCTTAGGATTAAATTAA
- the purE gene encoding 5-(carboxyamino)imidazole ribonucleotide mutase → MKPVIGVIMGSTSDWETMQHACDVLEELNVSYEKRVVSAHRTPDLMFEYAESARERGIKVIIAGAGGAAHLPGMVAAKTTLPVIGVPVQSKALNGLDSLLSIVQMPGGVPVATVAIGKAGATNAGLLAAQILSIQDQEVYKALETRRENTTKQVLESSESL, encoded by the coding sequence ATGAAACCGGTAATTGGTGTCATTATGGGGAGTACAAGTGATTGGGAAACAATGCAACATGCTTGTGATGTGTTAGAAGAGTTAAATGTTAGCTATGAGAAACGAGTTGTTTCAGCACATCGTACACCAGATTTAATGTTTGAGTATGCAGAATCAGCTAGAGAACGTGGTATTAAGGTAATCATAGCAGGAGCTGGTGGAGCTGCTCACTTACCAGGAATGGTAGCAGCAAAGACAACACTTCCAGTAATTGGTGTACCAGTACAATCAAAAGCTTTAAATGGATTAGATTCATTATTATCAATTGTACAAATGCCAGGTGGAGTACCTGTTGCCACTGTAGCAATTGGTAAAGCTGGAGCAACAAATGCAGGCTTACTTGCAGCACAAATATTAAGCATCCAAGATCAAGAAGTTTATAAAGCGTTAGAAACGCGTCGCGAAAACACTACAAAACAAGTTTTAGAAAGTAGTGAATCATTATGA
- the purS gene encoding phosphoribosylformylglycinamidine synthase subunit PurS, which yields MFKVRVFVTLRESVLDPQGIAVKNALHSMNFSEVEDVRIGKYMELLIDKNVADLDTTVKEMCEKLLANIVIEDYRYEVEEVVAQ from the coding sequence ATGTTCAAAGTAAGAGTATTCGTTACATTAAGAGAAAGTGTTTTAGATCCACAAGGAATTGCAGTAAAAAACGCACTTCATAGCATGAATTTTAGCGAAGTTGAAGATGTTCGTATCGGTAAATATATGGAATTATTAATTGATAAAAATGTTGCAGATTTAGATACAACTGTTAAAGAAATGTGTGAAAAATTATTAGCAAACATCGTAATTGAAGATTACCGTTATGAGGTAGAGGAGGTAGTCGCACAGTGA
- a CDS encoding GNAT family N-acetyltransferase: MLIHKIDQEISLRMLNIDDAEEFFNLTINSKPYLKEWLGWLDYVECIEDTAQNITARLKAFAENGGYPRSFAIIYKDHIAGTIGFNDINKTNKIGTIGYWLGENFQGKGIMSKAFKSLIDYGFKDLALNKIEVSVAVGNKKSRALPERFGFVVEGEIRQAEWLYDHYVDHVIYGLLSNEWKKLCN, from the coding sequence ATGTTAATACATAAAATAGATCAAGAAATTTCGTTAAGAATGTTGAATATTGATGATGCAGAAGAATTTTTCAATTTAACAATTAATTCAAAGCCTTATTTAAAAGAATGGCTTGGTTGGTTAGACTATGTTGAGTGTATAGAAGATACTGCTCAAAACATTACTGCAAGACTTAAAGCATTTGCTGAAAATGGTGGTTATCCAAGATCATTCGCTATTATTTATAAAGATCATATAGCTGGCACAATCGGTTTTAATGACATAAATAAGACTAATAAAATTGGTACAATTGGTTATTGGTTAGGTGAAAACTTCCAAGGTAAAGGTATTATGTCAAAGGCATTTAAATCATTAATTGACTATGGATTTAAAGATCTTGCTCTAAATAAAATAGAAGTTAGTGTCGCTGTTGGAAATAAAAAAAGTAGAGCACTTCCTGAACGATTTGGATTCGTTGTAGAAGGGGAAATTAGACAAGCAGAGTGGTTGTATGATCATTATGTAGACCATGTTATTTATGGACTTCTATCTAACGAGTGGAAGAAATTATGTAACTAA
- a CDS encoding HTH domain-containing protein: protein MKKVERINTIMRYINNRAKFTISEVMQEFNISRSTALRDVREIEEMGMPLVAEVGRDGGYFVMNNSVLPTVRFTDNEIKALFIAFMATRNKQLPYLKSRQSLAEKLLGLISENQQDDLVLLNQMLLFEGTNPNNPDLLDLSDLPQPMLERLIETLLLDRFLLITIEEEQELLSYPIYLLHLYHDKGLWLIEGFDLLDEIKKIFSVDNLIDVVTYPPKKRLSRKKILEKLSKQDEIINLVIELGPKAIAQFKKYHPLMLSISYTSPYQTTAILKTFINVDNFGELNDITNWLLFLGEDIKLKEVPEKIMNSLQDRLNLFCP from the coding sequence ATGAAAAAAGTTGAACGAATTAATACGATCATGCGATATATTAACAACCGCGCCAAATTTACAATTTCAGAAGTCATGCAAGAATTTAACATCTCTCGTTCAACTGCTCTGAGAGATGTAAGGGAAATTGAAGAGATGGGGATGCCGCTTGTTGCTGAAGTTGGTAGGGATGGGGGATATTTTGTCATGAACAACTCTGTCCTGCCAACTGTTCGTTTTACAGATAATGAGATAAAGGCTCTATTTATAGCTTTTATGGCGACAAGAAATAAACAACTTCCTTATCTAAAGAGTCGACAATCTTTAGCAGAAAAATTACTTGGCTTAATCTCAGAAAACCAGCAGGATGATCTTGTCCTTTTAAATCAGATGCTTCTTTTTGAAGGTACTAATCCCAATAATCCCGACTTACTTGATTTATCAGACTTACCTCAGCCAATGTTAGAAAGACTCATTGAAACACTACTTTTGGATCGCTTTTTATTGATTACTATCGAAGAAGAACAGGAATTACTATCTTATCCTATTTATCTTTTGCACCTTTATCATGACAAAGGTCTTTGGTTGATTGAAGGATTTGACTTGTTGGATGAAATAAAGAAGATTTTCTCGGTCGACAATCTTATAGATGTCGTAACATATCCTCCGAAAAAAAGATTAAGCAGAAAAAAGATTTTAGAAAAACTAAGTAAGCAAGATGAAATAATTAACCTTGTAATTGAACTTGGTCCAAAGGCAATTGCTCAGTTCAAAAAGTACCATCCTTTAATGCTTTCTATTTCTTATACAAGTCCTTACCAAACCACAGCCATTCTAAAAACATTTATTAATGTTGATAACTTTGGAGAATTGAACGATATAACAAATTGGCTCCTTTTCCTAGGTGAAGATATAAAGTTAAAAGAAGTACCAGAAAAAATTATGAATAGTTTACAAGATAGATTAAACTTATTCTGCCCATAA
- a CDS encoding phosphoribosylaminoimidazolesuccinocarboxamide synthase: MVEQVMLYEGKAKRIFSTENPEIVRVEYKNSATAFNGEKKAEIAGKGRLNNAITSLLFSKLLEAGIASHFVEKTSELEQLVKRVTIVPIEVVVRNIVAGSLSKRMGLDEGVKLEKPIIEFYYKRDDLGDPIINEDHIAALKLATTEDLETIRDIAFRVNNVLVELFNECNVRLVDFKLEFGKLNDGTILLADEISPDTCRLWDKDTNAKFDKDVFRRDLGNLTDGYEEILKRLGGLSCSK, translated from the coding sequence ATGGTGGAGCAAGTAATGTTGTATGAGGGAAAAGCAAAAAGGATTTTCTCTACTGAGAATCCTGAAATTGTAAGAGTTGAGTACAAAAATTCAGCAACTGCATTTAACGGTGAAAAGAAAGCAGAAATTGCCGGTAAAGGCCGTTTGAATAATGCGATTACTAGTTTACTATTTTCAAAGTTATTGGAAGCAGGGATTGCATCTCATTTCGTTGAAAAAACATCAGAACTTGAACAACTTGTAAAACGAGTAACAATTGTACCAATTGAAGTAGTTGTTAGAAATATTGTTGCTGGTAGCTTATCGAAGCGTATGGGATTAGATGAAGGTGTTAAATTAGAAAAGCCAATCATCGAATTTTACTACAAACGTGACGATTTAGGTGATCCGATTATTAATGAAGATCATATTGCTGCACTTAAACTAGCAACAACTGAAGATCTTGAAACAATTAGAGATATTGCTTTCCGTGTTAACAATGTACTAGTAGAACTATTTAATGAATGCAATGTTCGATTAGTCGATTTTAAATTAGAATTTGGCAAATTAAATGATGGAACAATTTTGTTAGCAGATGAAATTTCACCAGATACTTGCCGATTATGGGATAAAGATACAAACGCAAAATTTGATAAAGATGTATTCCGTAGAGATTTAGGTAACTTAACAGATGGATACGAAGAAATTTTAAAACGCTTAGGGGGATTATCATGTTCAAAGTAA
- a CDS encoding effector binding domain-containing protein, which yields MTNYTLEEKDSFTVLGIGIELKSHYTDYAGLNKEKEDFWDSIKQDGKLETLKNIATNEYIFTVNEAVNNKMMHYAGVMTEASVAEESRVIQFPKGEYLVVKGEGATAEELSNKLTGIAFGQVLPEAKDFAYVGGPNTSVEMGHRNGLVFGEMWIPVVRK from the coding sequence ATGACAAATTATACATTAGAAGAAAAAGATAGCTTTACCGTTTTAGGTATTGGAATTGAACTTAAAAGCCATTACACAGATTATGCAGGGTTAAATAAAGAAAAGGAAGATTTTTGGGATTCAATCAAACAAGATGGTAAACTTGAAACTTTAAAAAATATAGCTACAAATGAATACATTTTTACAGTGAACGAAGCAGTAAATAACAAGATGATGCATTATGCTGGCGTAATGACAGAGGCATCTGTAGCAGAAGAATCTAGAGTTATCCAATTTCCTAAAGGAGAATATCTAGTAGTAAAAGGTGAAGGTGCTACAGCTGAAGAATTAAGTAATAAACTTACTGGTATTGCCTTTGGTCAAGTTTTACCCGAAGCAAAGGATTTTGCCTATGTTGGTGGACCAAATACATCGGTTGAAATGGGTCATCGAAACGGCTTAGTTTTTGGTGAAATGTGGATTCCTGTTGTAAGAAAATAA